In Streptomyces longhuiensis, the following proteins share a genomic window:
- a CDS encoding polyprenyl synthetase family protein, with amino-acid sequence MKLDLQGADHPAPGDATKGDPVPAVPSAEPAADAVDVTALLERGRTLATPVLRAAVDRLAPPMDTVAAYHFGWIDAQGNPADGDGGKAVRPALAVLSAQVPGAAPEVGVPGAVAVELVHNFSLLHDDLMDGDEQRRHRDTVWKVHGPAQAILVGDALFALANEVLLELGTVEAGRATRRLTAASRALIDGQAQDISYEHRERVTVEECLEMEGNKTGALLACASSIGAVLGGADDRTADQLEKYGYHLGLAFQAVDDLLGIWGDPEATGKQTWSDLRQRKKSLPVVAALAAGGPASERLGELLAADAKSNDFDTFSEEEFAARAALIEEAGGRDWTAEEARRQYAVAIEALDSVQMQDHVRAQFVALADFVVVRKR; translated from the coding sequence ATGAAGCTCGATCTCCAGGGGGCGGACCATCCGGCCCCCGGCGACGCAACAAAAGGAGACCCTGTGCCCGCTGTGCCCTCGGCCGAACCGGCTGCCGACGCGGTGGACGTGACCGCGCTGCTCGAGCGCGGCCGGACCCTGGCCACCCCGGTGCTGCGGGCCGCCGTGGACCGCCTCGCACCCCCGATGGACACCGTCGCCGCCTATCACTTCGGCTGGATCGACGCCCAGGGCAACCCGGCCGACGGCGACGGCGGCAAGGCCGTACGCCCCGCGCTCGCCGTGCTGTCCGCCCAGGTCCCCGGCGCGGCACCCGAGGTGGGCGTGCCCGGCGCGGTCGCCGTCGAGCTCGTGCACAACTTCTCGCTCCTGCACGACGACCTGATGGACGGCGACGAACAGCGCCGCCACCGGGACACCGTCTGGAAGGTGCACGGCCCGGCGCAGGCCATCCTCGTCGGCGACGCGCTCTTCGCCCTCGCCAACGAGGTGCTCCTCGAACTCGGCACCGTCGAGGCCGGCCGCGCCACGCGCCGTCTGACCGCCGCCTCGCGCGCCCTGATCGACGGACAAGCGCAGGACATCAGCTACGAGCACCGCGAGCGGGTCACCGTCGAGGAGTGCCTGGAGATGGAGGGCAACAAGACCGGCGCCCTGCTGGCCTGTGCCTCCTCCATCGGCGCCGTGCTCGGCGGCGCCGACGACCGGACGGCGGACCAGCTGGAGAAGTACGGCTACCACCTCGGCCTCGCCTTCCAGGCCGTCGACGACCTGCTCGGCATCTGGGGCGACCCGGAGGCCACCGGCAAGCAGACCTGGAGCGATCTGCGCCAGCGCAAGAAGTCGCTGCCCGTCGTCGCCGCGCTCGCCGCGGGCGGCCCCGCGTCCGAGCGGCTCGGTGAACTCCTCGCCGCCGACGCGAAGAGCAACGACTTCGACACCTTCTCCGAGGAGGAGTTCGCGGCCCGCGCCGCCCTCATCGAGGAGGCCGGCGGCCGCGACTGGACCGCCGAGGAGGCGCGCCGGCAGTACGCCGTCGCCATCGAGGCCCTGGACTCCGTCCAGATGCAGGACCACGTGCGGGCGCAGTTCGTCGCGCTCGCGGACTTCGTCGTCGTACGAAAGAGATGA
- the hpnE gene encoding hydroxysqualene dehydroxylase HpnE, which translates to MSTGNMRPDGPGADTAEGTGRQTAVVVGGGLAGTTAALALADAGLDVTLLEGRPRLGGLAFSFKRGDLTVDNGQHVYLRCCTAYRWFLDRIDGTALSPLQERLDVPVLDADRNRLGRLRRTALPVPLHLAASLATYPHLSLAERANVGRAALALKGLDLGDPALDERDFGSWLAEHGQSRRAVEALWDLVGVATLNAVAGESSLGLAAMVFKTGLLSEPGAADIGWARVPLGELHDTLARKALDSAGVRTELRTRVTSISRTENGRWSVEVPGERIAADTVVLAVPQRETYDLLPDGALDDAERLLAIGTAPILNLHVVYDRKVLKRPFFTALGSPVQWVFDRTEASGLTEGQYLAVSQSAAQDEIDEPVAVLRERYLPEFERLLPAARGAKVLDFFVTRERTATFAPAPGVGALRPTARTNAPGLYLAGAWTATGWPATMESAVRSGVSAADAALAALDRPRGHLFREAA; encoded by the coding sequence ATGAGTACCGGGAACATGCGGCCCGACGGGCCGGGCGCGGACACCGCCGAAGGCACCGGACGGCAGACCGCGGTCGTGGTCGGCGGTGGTCTCGCCGGGACCACGGCCGCACTCGCGCTCGCCGACGCGGGCCTCGACGTCACCCTGCTCGAAGGGCGCCCGAGGCTGGGCGGTCTCGCGTTCTCCTTCAAGCGCGGCGACCTCACCGTCGACAACGGCCAGCACGTGTACCTGCGCTGCTGCACCGCCTACCGCTGGTTCCTCGACCGCATCGACGGCACGGCCCTGTCGCCCCTGCAGGAACGTCTCGACGTACCCGTCCTCGACGCCGACAGGAACCGGCTCGGCAGACTGCGCCGCACCGCACTGCCCGTGCCGCTGCACCTCGCCGCGAGCCTCGCCACGTATCCGCATCTCTCGCTCGCCGAGCGCGCCAACGTGGGGCGTGCCGCGCTGGCCCTCAAGGGGCTCGACCTGGGCGATCCTGCCCTGGACGAACGGGACTTCGGCAGCTGGCTGGCCGAACACGGCCAGTCGCGGCGCGCCGTCGAGGCCCTGTGGGACCTGGTGGGCGTCGCCACCCTGAACGCCGTCGCCGGCGAGTCCTCGCTCGGGCTCGCCGCCATGGTGTTCAAGACCGGGCTGCTGTCCGAACCGGGCGCGGCCGACATCGGCTGGGCGCGCGTCCCCCTCGGTGAACTCCACGACACCCTCGCCCGCAAGGCGCTCGATTCCGCGGGCGTACGCACCGAACTCCGTACACGCGTCACCTCCATCTCCCGTACCGAGAACGGACGTTGGAGCGTGGAGGTTCCCGGGGAGCGGATCGCGGCGGACACCGTCGTCCTCGCCGTGCCCCAGCGCGAGACGTACGACCTGCTGCCCGACGGCGCGCTCGACGACGCCGAGCGGCTGCTCGCCATCGGGACCGCGCCGATCCTCAACCTGCACGTGGTCTACGACCGCAAGGTCCTCAAGCGGCCCTTCTTCACCGCGCTGGGCTCGCCGGTGCAGTGGGTCTTCGACCGCACGGAGGCGTCCGGGCTCACCGAGGGGCAGTACCTCGCGGTGTCCCAGTCCGCCGCGCAGGACGAGATCGACGAGCCCGTCGCCGTGCTCCGCGAGCGCTACCTGCCCGAGTTCGAGCGGCTGTTGCCCGCCGCGCGGGGCGCGAAGGTACTCGACTTCTTCGTCACCCGGGAGCGCACGGCGACCTTCGCGCCGGCCCCCGGCGTCGGCGCGCTGCGGCCCACGGCCCGCACCAACGCCCCCGGCCTGTACCTGGCCGGCGCGTGGACCGCCACCGGGTGGCCCGCGACCATGGAAAGCGCGGTACGCAGCGGTGTCAGCGCCGCCGATGCCGCTCTCGCCGCACTCGACCGCCCACGCGGTCATCTGTTCCGGGAGGCGGCATGA
- the shc gene encoding squalene--hopene cyclase has product MTATTDGSSGAAAPGATSATTAQLTDTSPGAAGTHDAATLAVQRATDFLLARQDAQGWWKGDLDTNVTMDAEDLLLRQFLGIGDEATTRAAGLFIRGEQRDDGTWATFFGGPGELSTTIEAYVALRLAGDAPDAPHMAKASAWIRQRGGIAASRVFTRIWLALFGWWKWEDLPELPPELIYFPKWMPLNIYDFGCWARQTIVPLTVVSAKRPVRPAPFPLDELHTDARNPNPAKPLAPVASWDGVFERLDKAMHLYRKVAPRRLRKAAMNSAARWIIERQENDGCWGGIQPPAVYSVIALHLLGYDLEHPVMKAGLESLDRFAVWREDGARMIEACQSPVWDTCLAVIALADAGLPADHPRLVKAADWMLREQIDRPGDWSVRRPQLASGGWAFEFHNDNYPDIDDTAEVVLALRRVRHPDRVRMEKAIERGVRWNLGMQSRNGAWAAFDVDNTSPFPNRLPFCDFGEVIDPPSADVTGHVVEMLAVEGMSHDPRTRRGIEWLLAEQEPNGAWFGRWGVNYVYGTGSVLPALTAAGLPPSHPAVSRAVAWLESVQNDDGGWGEDLRSYRYEDWKGHGVSTASQTGWALMALLSAGERDSKAVERGAAWLTETQLEDGTWDEPYFTGTGFPWDFSINYHLYRHVFPLTALGRYVHGEPFADQASLPGKGS; this is encoded by the coding sequence ATGACAGCGACGACCGACGGAAGCAGCGGAGCGGCAGCTCCCGGCGCGACCTCGGCCACCACTGCCCAATTGACCGACACGAGCCCCGGGGCGGCCGGGACGCACGACGCCGCCACCCTCGCCGTCCAGCGCGCCACGGACTTCCTGCTCGCTCGGCAGGACGCCCAGGGCTGGTGGAAGGGCGACCTCGACACGAACGTCACGATGGACGCCGAGGACCTGCTGCTGCGGCAGTTCCTCGGGATCGGGGACGAGGCGACCACCCGCGCCGCCGGGCTCTTCATCCGCGGTGAACAGCGCGACGACGGCACCTGGGCCACCTTCTTCGGCGGCCCCGGCGAACTCTCCACCACCATCGAGGCGTACGTAGCCCTGCGCCTGGCCGGGGACGCCCCCGACGCGCCGCACATGGCGAAGGCCTCGGCCTGGATCCGGCAGCGGGGCGGCATCGCCGCGAGCCGCGTCTTCACCCGCATCTGGCTGGCCCTGTTCGGCTGGTGGAAGTGGGAAGACCTGCCCGAACTGCCCCCGGAACTCATCTACTTCCCGAAGTGGATGCCGCTCAACATCTACGACTTCGGCTGCTGGGCCCGCCAGACCATCGTGCCGCTCACGGTCGTCTCCGCGAAGCGCCCTGTTCGGCCCGCGCCCTTCCCGCTCGACGAGCTGCACACCGACGCCCGGAACCCCAACCCGGCCAAGCCCCTTGCTCCGGTGGCGAGTTGGGACGGCGTATTCGAGCGGCTCGACAAGGCGATGCACCTGTACCGCAAGGTTGCGCCGCGCAGGCTGCGCAAGGCGGCCATGAACTCGGCCGCCCGCTGGATCATCGAGCGCCAGGAGAACGACGGCTGCTGGGGCGGGATCCAGCCCCCGGCGGTGTACTCCGTCATCGCCCTCCACCTGCTCGGCTACGACCTCGAACACCCCGTGATGAAGGCGGGGTTGGAGTCACTCGACCGGTTCGCCGTGTGGCGCGAGGACGGGGCCCGGATGATCGAGGCCTGTCAGTCGCCCGTGTGGGACACCTGCCTGGCCGTGATCGCCCTCGCTGACGCCGGCCTGCCCGCCGACCACCCCCGGCTGGTCAAGGCCGCCGACTGGATGCTCCGGGAGCAGATCGACCGGCCCGGCGACTGGTCCGTCCGCAGGCCCCAACTCGCCTCCGGCGGCTGGGCGTTCGAGTTCCACAACGACAACTACCCCGACATCGACGACACCGCCGAGGTGGTCCTCGCGCTGCGCCGCGTCCGGCACCCGGACCGCGTGCGCATGGAGAAGGCCATCGAGCGCGGTGTGCGCTGGAACCTCGGTATGCAGTCGAGGAACGGCGCCTGGGCCGCCTTCGACGTCGACAACACCAGCCCGTTCCCGAACAGGCTGCCGTTCTGCGACTTCGGCGAGGTCATCGACCCCCCGTCCGCCGACGTCACCGGGCACGTGGTGGAGATGCTCGCCGTCGAGGGCATGTCGCACGACCCGCGCACCCGGCGCGGAATCGAGTGGCTGCTCGCCGAACAGGAGCCGAACGGCGCCTGGTTCGGCCGCTGGGGCGTCAACTACGTATACGGGACAGGGTCGGTGCTGCCCGCCCTGACCGCCGCCGGGCTGCCCCCCTCGCACCCCGCGGTCAGCCGCGCCGTCGCCTGGCTCGAATCCGTCCAGAACGACGACGGCGGCTGGGGCGAGGACCTGCGCTCCTACCGCTACGAGGACTGGAAGGGCCACGGCGTCTCGACCGCCTCGCAGACCGGCTGGGCGCTGATGGCGCTCCTGTCGGCGGGGGAGCGGGACTCCAAGGCCGTCGAGCGGGGCGCCGCCTGGCTCACCGAGACCCAGCTGGAGGACGGCACCTGGGACGAGCCGTATTTCACCGGTACCGGCTTCCCGTGGGACTTCTCGATCAACTACCACCTCTACCGCCATGTCTTCCCGCTCACGGCACTCGGCCGGTACGTCCATGGGGAGCCGTTCGCCGACCAGGCGTCCCTGCCGGGCAAGGGGAGCTGA
- a CDS encoding DUF6380 family protein: MSTSDRAVRTDGKRWATLRADAASMTSAACRASFNHRAHTDGTAGREGA; this comes from the coding sequence ATGAGCACGTCCGACAGAGCGGTCCGCACCGACGGGAAACGGTGGGCAACCCTCCGCGCCGACGCCGCGTCCATGACTTCAGCGGCCTGCCGTGCGTCTTTCAACCATCGCGCGCACACTGACGGAACGGCTGGAAGGGAGGGCGCATGA
- the hpnD gene encoding presqualene diphosphate synthase HpnD: MSRTVESDQHVSAAVLAAYSYCETVTGQQARNFAYGIRLLPTAKRRAMSAVYAFSRRVDDIGDGALPPDVKADRLDETRALLARVRDGDVAEDDTDPVGVALAHAAHRFPIPLGGLDELIDGVLMDLRGETYETWDDLKVYCRCVAGAIGRVSLGIFGTEPGARGAERASEYADTLGLALQLTNILRDVREDAADGRTYLPADDLAKFGCSAGFDAPTPPVGSDFAGLVHFEVRRARALFAEGYRLLPLLDRRSGACVAAMAGIYRRLLDRIEREPEAVLRGRVSLPGREKAYVAVRGLSGLDARSVSRQHLRRRV; encoded by the coding sequence GTGAGCCGGACCGTGGAGTCAGACCAGCACGTGTCGGCAGCGGTGCTCGCCGCATACAGCTACTGCGAGACCGTGACCGGACAGCAGGCACGTAACTTCGCCTACGGCATCAGGCTGCTGCCGACGGCCAAGCGGCGCGCCATGTCGGCGGTGTACGCGTTCTCGCGCCGCGTCGACGACATCGGCGACGGCGCGCTGCCGCCGGACGTCAAGGCCGACCGGCTCGACGAGACCCGGGCACTGCTCGCCCGGGTGCGCGACGGCGACGTGGCGGAGGACGACACCGACCCGGTGGGCGTCGCCCTCGCGCATGCCGCGCACCGGTTCCCGATCCCTCTCGGTGGCCTCGACGAACTCATCGACGGGGTCCTGATGGACCTGCGCGGCGAGACGTACGAGACCTGGGACGACCTCAAGGTCTACTGCCGCTGCGTCGCCGGCGCCATCGGCCGGGTCTCGCTCGGCATCTTCGGGACCGAGCCGGGCGCGCGCGGCGCCGAGCGCGCCTCCGAGTACGCGGACACGCTCGGGCTCGCCCTCCAGCTCACCAACATCCTGCGCGACGTGCGGGAGGACGCGGCGGACGGCCGCACCTACCTGCCCGCCGACGACCTCGCCAAGTTCGGCTGCTCGGCCGGCTTCGACGCCCCGACACCGCCGGTGGGGTCGGACTTCGCGGGTCTCGTGCACTTCGAGGTGCGCCGCGCCCGCGCCCTGTTCGCCGAGGGGTACCGGCTCCTTCCGCTGCTCGACCGGCGCAGCGGTGCCTGTGTCGCCGCCATGGCCGGCATCTACCGGCGCCTCCTGGACCGCATCGAGCGCGAGCCCGAGGCCGTCCTGCGCGGCCGCGTCTCGCTCCCCGGACGCGAGAAGGCCTACGTCGCCGTGCGCGGCCTGTCCGGTCTCGACGCCCGCAGCGTCTCCCGGCAGCACCTCAGGAGGCGTGTCTGA